In Salvelinus namaycush isolate Seneca chromosome 16, SaNama_1.0, whole genome shotgun sequence, the sequence TACATAGGACTCTCGCAGTCtcttcatttgtaaatgaatGCCCAGTGAGTGTTAGTTTCAAATGTAAACATTTAACTTTGAGTGTCAATCTGGGTATCTGGCCTGTAGCCATattagggttagttagggttagggttatgatgtcccgggtggcgcagtggtctagggcactgcatcgcagtgctagctgcgccaccagagtctctgggttcgcgcccaggctgggctgggttcgcgcccaggctctgtcgcagccggccgcaaccgggaggtccgtggggcgacgcacaattggcatagcgtcgtccgggttagggagggtttggccggtagggatatccttgtctcagtatgtaaaatgtaataaaatgtatgcactctactgtaagtcactctggataagagcgtctgctaaatgactaaaatgtaaaaaatgtagtTCCCAAGGGTGCGTAGGGTTATGTGACTGTATCATACACAGTATCTTATCTTATGGTGTCCCAGGCCGCTAGGAGGAATGACATGATAAACAGTGAATGGATGTCTAGCTGGGTGTTAAGAATTGGAATCCCTTGCATTTGGCAGTTGACCTGCCCTTTAGACACAGAGTACAGGGCAGGCAGTACAGGTTGACACACTAGATGAAGCTTATGCTAAACTAATCTGATTCTGTCTCACGTCTAAGCTTGTCTTGGACGGACAGGGGTTGTAGACGGGTATTTTTATGATGTCACTCAAGACTATCCCTGACTTGTTACGGTCATAAATGAAATAAAGTGCATGGTTTGGAGATTTAAAAGTCTATTAGGCTCAGAATATATTCCAGGGCAATttcagtcctcgggggcctgattggtgtcacagttttgccccagctaacacatcggactccaataatcacctaatcactatcttcagtttagaatgcaatttgattaatcagctgtgtttgcttgggatggagaaaaagtgtgacaccaatcatgcccttagaggactggagttgcccacccctggtctaTAGGGATGCCTATTTTTGTGTTCTACCCCTGACACATAAAATACCTGGTCACTCATTTGTCAGTAAACATTCTCCACTTCTGGCGGTCTATGGTCATTTTTTTACACAGGTTACTGGAGCTCCGTCTCTATTGTCCTCCGCCATGTTAATAATTTATTAATAATGCCATATTGATGAGTTTTCCTCTTCTCAGTAAAGATGTAGTACAGATGACTTATAGAAAtgttgtcaacatattttcatcttCCTCTCTGCAGATGTAGCGGCACGGTGGGAGCCATTGTGACTTGTCCACTGGAGGTGCTGAAGACCAGGTTGCAGTCTTCAGGCATCACGCTCCGGCCCGTGTTCCAGGTCCAGCTGGGCACGCTCAATGGTACTGGGGTCATCAGACCAGGCtcaggcaccattacaccacctgGCCTGCTGCAGGTCTTACGGTAAGGGGTTGTCTTTATTATTAGCATGGGGCTAGTCTACAATGGGTCTTACGGTAAGGAGTTGTACTTCCTTATTAGCATGGGGCTCGTCTACAATGGGTCTTACGGTAAGGGGTTGTCCCTCTTCTTATTATTAGCTTGTAGTCTACAATGGCTTTTACGGTAAGGAGTTGTACTTCCTTATTAGCATGGGGCTAGTCTACAATGGGTCTTACGGTAAGGGGTTGTCCCTCTTCTTATTATTAGCATGTAGTCTACAATGGGTCTTACGGTAAGGAGTTGTCCTTCCTTATTAGCATGGGGCTCGTCTACAATGGGTCTTACAGTAAGGGGTTGTTCTTCTTATAATAGAGGGAAATGGTAATGGTGTCTTTTTGTAGACACTCCTCCATTgttcgttggacaaagcctatggggaaaaTTTAATGGCGTTTTTGGATAATCGCTGAATATAAGTTCTGAGGTAATCACAGGTTTAGGAGATcgtatacgttttgttctatgagataagctacatcagctaacgtcacttttCGTGAATTTTGAAGctcacataaaggcttcataattcatagaGGTCATGATGACTGACTGATATtacctcatagaacaaaacatgaaggcttcataattcataaaggtcatgttgacTGACTGATATtacctcatagaacaaaacatgaaggcttcataattcataaaggtcatgttgtCTGACTGATATtacctcatagaacaaaacatgaaggcttcataattcataaaggtcatgttgacTGACTGATATtacctcatagaacaaaacatgaaggcttcataattcataaaggtcatgttgacTGACTGATATtacctcatagaacaaaacatgaaggcttcataattcataaaggtcatgttgacTGACTGATATtacctcatagaacaaaacatgaaggcttcataattcataaaggtcatgttgacTGACTGATATtacctcatagaacaaaacatgaaggcttcataattcataaaggtcatgttgacTGACTGATATtacctcatagaacaaaacatgaaggcttcataattcataaaggtcatgttgacTGACTGATATtacctcatagaacaaaacatgaaggcttcataattcataaaggtcatgttgacTGACTGATATtacctcatagaacaaaacataaaggcttcataattcataaaggtcatgttgacTGACTGATATtacctcatagaacaaaacatgaaggcttcataattcataaaggtcaggTTAACTAACCCTTATTATGACAAAGAACAAAACGTAtcagatctcctaagcctgtgtttacctcAGACCTTGTTATCGTCGTCTATCCCACaaccctattctttccccattcatttcccccgtaggaatggctgaaccaatcagaggtaactcatttctgGTTTTTAGGGCTACAAGCTGGCGCGCTCAATTAACGTGGGGACAGTCTCTACTATGGGTCTTACGGTAAGGGGCTCGTATAAGTGAGGgggcacaggaggctgctgagaggaggacagCTTGTAATAATGGCCGGGAACGGAGCAAATGAAATGGCATTAACTACATGGAAACCACGTGCTTGATATAGTTGTTACCATGGAGAGAAAATATAGTTTCCACGACGTCAACAATCCTTTGATTCTAAGCCAACCCTGCCTGTTTTACACCACGGTTGCACACGcatcatttattttttttaattggcGAAACAACCCACCCGTCTATAGGAGAAGAACTAATACCACAGCCTCATGTAGGACCAGGATATTATCAACTTTCCCCACCTGCGTTCCCTACCCATAACAATGTAGTTACCGGTCCACTTGGTATAGTACTCTCCTGATTGCCAGATGCCCGCTGTTCCAGCTGTCAGTGGATGTGGATGTGGTTTCTGACctttttttaaattcagaaattcttcaggttgtgcaaacccacagttttcaTGGTCTCCGACAGTCTCCGCAGGTGTGGAAATCCggattggacgtactgccaaattctctgaaacgaCGTTGaaagcggcttatggtagagaagaAACATtataaattctctggcaacagctctggtggacaaagctgcagtcagcatgccaattgcacgctctctcaacttgagacatttgtggtgttgtgttgtatgacaaaactgcacattttagttgtttttattgtccccagcacaaggtgcacctgtgtaatgatcatgtggtttaatcagcttcttgatatgtcacacctgtcaggtggatggattatctcagcaaaggagaaatgctcactaacagatgtaaaaaaaattgtttacaccatttgagagaaataagcaatcttttatttcagatcatgaaacatgggaccaacatttgttgcgtttaaaaaaataaataaaatgttttttgttcagtatagattaatCTTAAATAAAGAAGTACTTGAGATTAAAGACCGAGATTCCTGCTCTGATCGAAGCTCTCTTTGCCAGCTGTTAGGAGCACAGACACTGGTGCCTCCACCACAGAGCATGTTGGGAATGTGTTTTACTACCAGACAGGCAAGGACACACACGTACAGTGAGGACACTTATGTAAGTGCTGATGCCACCTGTGGAAATGTCCCTCGCCTGAGGCCCAGGGCCTGTTTTGGGCAGGAAGCAAGCAGGGTTGCCTCAGTCCACAGACTGTATGAGAGCGACGGTGTCACTGTGCCTCTGCCAAATTGAACACGAAGAGGAAGCTGTGCTGGATTGACCCACTACGGCTGTGCTCTGGGGTTTCTCGTGTTTTCACTTCAAGGGTTTAGAGCTTGTGGCCTTTGGTTGACTGACTGAACCAGTATGGGCAGGACTCCCGCTGAATGGATGATTGGCTCAACCCGGTTCACCCAGTGCCGTTTGGACATGAGCCATTGCAATTCTAAGTTACATAACCGCCTTCAAGTATCTGGTTTGGTTCATTTAGCCAATCATTGTTGTATTCAAAATCATCCTTGTTTTTTTTTTCCAATGTGAGAAGTTCAGGCTTGGTTGTTGTCTTTACTTTGACGATAATAACTAGCTCTGCGAGTCCGTATTGTGCCACGTAGTAACATTTGCTTTATTTACTTGGCCTGAACGGTGTTTTTCTTATAGGCCTAGTTGACTAAAATGACGTAGTTACAGTGAGGGAGGGGGGACAAAAAGGTGCCAGCAACATTGTCCTAGAAAACAGCTGTGCCTTATAGCAGAGAGCGGGACATATGCATTAGCTGACCTGTCGTGTGTCCACCCACCTAGGGTCATACCTGTCGTGTGTCCATCCACCTAGGGTCATACCTGTCGTGTGTCCACCCACCTAGGGTCATACCTGTCGTGTGTCCACCCACCTAGGGTCATACCTGTCGTGTGTCCACCCACCTAGGGTCATACCTGTCGGTGTGTCCACCCACCTAGGGTCATACCTGTCGTGTGTCCACCCACCTAGGGTCATACCTGTCGTGTGTCCACCCACCTAGGGTCCTACCTGTCGTGTGTCCACCCACCTAGGGTCCTACCTGTCGTGTCCACCCACCTAGGGTCATACCTGTTGTGTGTCCACCCACCTAGGGTCATACCTGTCGTGTGTCCACCCACCTAGGGTCATACCTGTCGGTGTGTCCACCCACCTAGGGTCATACCTGTCGTGTGTCCACCCACCTAGGGTCATACCTGTCGTGTGTCCACCCACCTAGGGTCATACCTGTCGTGTGTCCACCCACCTAGGGTCATACCTGTCGGTGTGTCCACCCACCTAGGGTCATACCTGTCGGTGTGTCCACCCACCTAGGGTCATACCTGTCGGTGTGTCCACCCACCTAGGGTCATACCTGTCGGTGTGTCCACCCACCTAGGGTCATACCTGTCGGTGTGTCCACCCACCTAGGGTCATACCTGTCGTGTGTCCACCCACCTAGGGTCATACCTGTCGTGTGTCCACCCACCTAGGGTCATACCTGTCGTGTGTCCACCCACCTAGGGTCATACCTGTCGTGTGTCCACCCACCTAGGGTCATACCTGTCAGTGTGTCCACCCACCTAGGGTCATACCTGTCGGTGTGTCCACCCACCTAGGGTCATACCTGTCGGTGTGTCCACCCACCTAGGGTCATACCTGTCGGTGTGTCCACCCACCTAGGGTCATACCTGTCGTGTGTCCACCCACCTAGGGTCATACCTGTCGTGTGTCCACCCACCTAGGGTCATACCTGTCGTGTGTCCACCCACCTAGGGTCATACCTGTCGGTGTGTCCACCCACCTAGGGTCATACCTGTCGGTGTGTCCACCCACCTAGGGTCATACCTGTCGGTGTGTCCACCCACCTAGGGTCATACCTGTCGGTGTGTCCACCCACCTAGGGTCATACCTGTCGGTGTGTCCACCCACCTAGGGTCATACCTGTCGGTGTGTCCACCCACCTAGGGTCATACCTGTCGGTGTGTCCACCCACCTAGGGTCATACCTGTCGGTGTGTCCACCCACCTAGGGTCATACCTGTTTGTCAGCTACTGGCATAAAGGTCATCCTTTCCTAGTGTCGTGTGTgtgcaaactgtgtgtgtgtgcaaactgtgtgtgtgtgcaaactgtgtgtgtgtgcaaactgtgtgtgtgagcaaactGTGTGAGAAGTCAATTCCCCCCCCAGAGGAGACTGTGTTCACAGTACATTTCCAGTCTTTAAAGAGTATAGAAAGAGGGTAGGGTGGTGGCCACAACAAACTCcaacggggtgtgtgtgtgtgtgtgtgtgtcatcagtcAGAGGGCAGGGGTCAATGCTAGGGATAAGTGAAGAAGATAGCAGAGAACATTTCGTACACTGAGCTTCAGTTAACCTGACATTGGCTGCTGTTAAGCCTACCGCTGTTGTCCCTCACTACTGAATAAACGTCAACAAGTCATCTATAGAAATCGATTTTCATTCAGTCAAACTTATTGAATTGTACGGAACAAACTCAGAAGAATcttctgcaaaaaaaaaaagattcatCCCATTTGAGAATAAACTATTTTAGAAATCAAAGTTCCAATGAAAAATTGATTTGggtatttttttttctctcttcccaTTTCTAGGTCAATTCTAGAAAAAGAGGGACCGAGGTCTCTTTTCCGGGGACTGGGTCCAAATCTCGTCGGTGTCGCCCCTTCAAGGTAAACCCACTCTGCAGTCTACATTCAACACTGCATTTAACAGGGTGGATTTGGTGGAAGTACTGTTTTTGAGTGTGGATATGTTTCTGACTTTCTGTGTGCACTAAcatgaaccacacacacacaccatgccgtCTCAATTGACAGATGGTGAGACTTAAACAACTGGGCAGTAACAATATCTTAAGACGACACCATTTCCTAATAACGTGGTTTTCCTTTGTTTCACTGTGTTGGTGCGAAAGGCCCAGATTACCCCAACCTGGGTCCAGAGATTAGAAAACATACTAATAAATCTCCTAAGGATATGGGGAAATAGTTTGCCTTTTCGTAAAATGAAATGCCAATAATCTACTGGAGCTGTGTGACACCTAGCAAGTCTTCTTTCTGTTAACTTGAGCATCTGGTTACCAATCCTCCAATCACTAACGTGGATGGCAGCTCCAGGAACCTCCTGTGGCGATAGGATGGCAGCTCCAGGAACCTCCTGTGGCGATAGGATGGCAGCTCCAGTAACCTCCTGCGGCGATAGGATGGCAGCTCCAGGAACCTCCTGTGGTGATAGGATGGCAGCTCCAGGAACCTCCTGTGGCGATAGGATGGCAGCTCCAGGAACCTCCTGTGGCGATAGGATGGCAGCTCCAGGAACCTCCTGTGGCGGTAGGATGGCAGCTCCAGTAAACTCCTGTGGCGATAGGATGGCAGCTCCAGGAACCTCCTGTGGCGATAGGATGGCAGCTCCAGGAACCTCCTGTGGCGATAGGATGGCAGCTCCAGGAACCTCCTGTGGCGATAGGATGGCAGCTCCAGGAACCTCCTGTGGCGATAGGATGGTAGCTCCAGTAACCTCCTTTGGCGATAGGATGGCAGCTCCAGTAACCTCCTGTGGCGATAGGATGGCAGAGCAGAATAGTGAGGTGGAAGAGGACAAAGCAGGGGCCTGTTCAGTAGACACAAAATGGAGAGCTTCTATCTGAATTCGTCCAATAAGAAATGCGTGCTTCTTTTTTTTTCGTCGCAAAAATATTTTGCTACACTGTGCCCTGATGAACACGACGCCGCTTTATAAGTGACAGAGTTGCAGTATAGTGTTGATTTTCTAGGAATAAAGGGTGGCATCGTTAAGACATTGACCCTTGGTAATGTAAACATTAACAAAAAGTAGTCAATATTTCATGGAATCCTTTGTTTTCATTCACGGAGGGAGATATTATTGGAAAGCCAGACATGGATGGTTATACTGTATACTGAGAGAGGGGGGAAATACACGCAAGCAAAGATAACACGGCTTCTGGCCCTTGATGTTCTTTAACAGGATGATCCCAATGTAGACTTGATGCCTGAGCCCTTTTCCACCCCAGGGTTTATATACACTACATAGTATACACTACATAGTATACAGCCCTCACTAAGTATCAGAATCCTCCCCCTCCGTTCTTATTCAGCCCGTTCTGCTGCTGcctgtgaaccccccccccccccccccccacacacacacacagtgaatggGATGGGCTGTTCCAAATGCATAGCAGAAAGAAATGAGACTGCTCTGGACAGGACCCCTACAGACGGCATGTTTAGCTAGCTCTGTCAAAGACTGCTGCTTCACAGCACAGGCATCTCTGGGAAACGTGACgttacaaacacacactgctgttcacacacacacacacacacacacacacacacacacacacacacacacacacacacacacacacacacacacacacacacacacttctaaagaTGGGAACATTATTCATTCAGGGGGTTATCACCAATTGTCATTTACATTTTCTCACCTCCCTCCGTCTTTTGTCTTTGCAGAGCTATTTATTTTGCTGCCTACAAAAAGTCGAAAGAGACGTTCAATGGTGTCTTCGTCCCTAACAGTGGAGTGGTGCACATGTCCTCAGCTGGCTTTGCAGGTGAGACCCAGTCTGAAGCAGAACATATTGGGACGTAGAGCCCTGGGACGTAGAGGACGTAGAGCCCTGGGACGTAGAGACGTAGAGGACGTAGAGCCCTGGGACGTAGAGCCCTGGGACGTAGAGCCCTGGGACGTAGAGCCCTGGGACGTAGAGGACGTAGAGCCCTGGGACGTAGAGCCCTGGGACGTAGAGGACGTAGAGCCCTGGGACGTAGAGCCCTGGGACGTAGAGCCCTGGGACGTAGAGCCCTGGGACGTAGCGTAGAGCCCTGGGACGTAGCGTAGAGCCCTGGGACGTAGAGGACGTAGAGCCCTGGGACGTAGAGGACGTAGAGCCCTGGGACGTAGAGGACGTAGAGCCCTGGGACGTAGAGGACGTAGAGCCCTGTGTCTGTGGAAGCACTACATCCTCATTCTGTATGAAACGCAAAGCGATGGCGCCATGTAAATGCTTCCACCTTATGcaaacaaatgttttttatacCTGTTGTGTAAACAGGAGCAACATTTGCATCTAAGCATGAAGAAAAAATACAGTGGAATTGTGTTCACCAaaacatgtatgtatgtatgtatacacagtaccagtcaaaagtttggacagaataatagtgaagaagcCTCCCGggtgacgcagtggtctaaggtactgcatcgcagcactagccggccgcgaccgggaggtccgtggggtagacgcacaattggcctagcgtcgtccgggttagggagggtttggccggtagggatatccttgtctcatcgcgcaccagcgactcctgtggcgggccgggcgcagtgcacggctggcttccgggttggatgcgcgctgtgttaagaagcagtgcggcttggttgggttgtgtttcggaggacgcatggctttcgaccttcgtctctcccgagcccgtacgggagttgtagcgatgagacaagattgtaactactaacaattggataccacgaaattggggagaaaaggggggtaaaattaaaataatttaaaaaagaataatagtgaagacatcaaaaccattaaataacacatggaatcatgtagtaaaccaaaaaaagtggtaaacaaatcaaaatatatttgagattcttcaaagtagccaccctttgccttgatgacagctttgcatactctatAGAATGTGTTGTATAATGATTTAATTTCTGCTCTGTCAGGAATCCTGGAGGATTTGACCTCCCTGACCTTTAGTTCTTTCCCTGAACTCCCATCCAGAGATATAaaattaaatctctctctctctctctctctctcttgtccctctttCCTGCTCCATCCAGTGATATGACATGAAACTATCTGTTTCTACTTCCTGTTTCAGCCTTTGTTACAAACTCTCTCATGAACCCCGTATGGATGGTTAAGACCAGGATGCAGCTGGAGAGGAAGTATGTACTTTACATTCCTAACCGGTTCATCTGTCTTTTCATCTGTCTTTTGATTACACATTTAAATGCAGACAGACACCTTCAAGAGTTTCTCTACTAATGGTACAGAACACGGAGCTGGTGTTTTATTTCAGGGTTACTGTAACTAGTCTGATCACCAGGCACCACCACGTGTAATGTGCCCTTTGACGAGCCCCCCATCTTAGCTGCAGTGCTGTCCTTGTGTTACGCAGTGCAGCATGGTTTAACATGTGACCAGGCAGGCCCATAAATACCCGAGCTGCTGACGCATTAGGCTGTGTGGGAGGAGGAGGCTATATTAAGCGGCTGCTTGCATACCaaattgcaccccccccccccctagtccctaatatagggcactacttttgaccagagccctattcaaaagcagtgcactatgtagggattaAGGGGTGCCATTTTGGAGCAGAGAGGAGACCGTGTTGAGGTCAGTTACAAGGATAAGCAGGTTAACTGGTGACCTAGAGTCCTGTTTACCCTCTGGACTTGTCCATAAAGCTAGTCCCTCGAACTAGTGTTAACTGCTGGAGGAAAAACTCATCAAATATTATTCTAAGATATATATTTTGAAATGTATTAAGAAGCTAAAAAATATGTACTTAAATGTATATTTGGGAAAGGAAATGGAATATAGGAGGTATTGTCTGAGagaacgcccccccccccccccccccatcttgtCATGTGacctattcaaatcaaatgttattggtcacagacacgtgtatagcagatgttattggtcacagacacgtgtatagcagatgttattggtcacatacacgtgtttagcagatgttattggtcacatacacatggttagcagatgttattggtcacatacatagttagcagatgttattggtcacatacacgtagttagcagatgttattggtcacatacacgtggtttgcagatgttattgtgggtgtagtgtaTTGCTTGTACCTCAGACTCCATATTTGACTGGAGTCTTGAGGTATGCTGACCTTTCCACACGACAACTGATGTGTTTGGTGAGGTGAAGTGTTGACTAGCTGTTGTGCTCCTGACACCTCTACACCTGGTGCTTTAGGGGACACCATACACCTCTATACCTGGTGCTTTAGGGGACACCATACACCTCTATACCTGGTGCTTTAGggaacaccatacacctggtgcTTTAGGGAACACCATACACCTCTACACCTGATGCTTTAGGAGACACCATACACCTCTACACCTGGTGCTTTAGGGAACACCATACACCTCTACACCTGGTGCTTTAGGGGACACCATACACCTCTACACCTGGTGCTTTAGGGAACACCATACACCTCTATACCTGGTGCTTTAGGGGACACCATACACCTCTACACCTGGTGCTTTAGGGaacaccatacaccactacacctggTGCTTTAGGGGACACCATACACCTGGTGCTTTAGGGAACACCATACACCTCTACACCTGATGCTTTAGGAGACACCATACACCTCTACACCTGGTGCTTTAGGGAACACCATACACCTCTACACCTGGTGCTTTAGGGAACACCATACACCTCTATACCTGGTGCTTTAGGGAACACCATACACCTCTACACCTGGTGCTTTAGGGaacaccatacaccactacacctggTGCTTTAGGGGACACCATACACCTCTACACCTGGTGCTTTAGGGGACACCATACACCTTTATACCTGGTGCTTTAGGGAACACCATACACCTCTACACCTGGTGCTTTAGGGAACACCATACACCTCTACACCTGATGCTTTAGGAGACACCATACACCTCTACACCTGGTGCTTTAGGGAACACCATACACCTCTACACCTGATGCTTTAGGGGACACCATACACCTCTACACCTGgtgcattttttaaatttaactaggcaagtcagttaagaacaaattcttatttacaatgacggcctagcctGTCCAAACCCGTACGACCCAATGTGGTCGTTCTATGGCCCCaatgtgtgccgccctatgggggTCCCAATTACagccggttatgatacagcctggattcgaaccgggatctgtagtgacaccactagcactgagacgcagtgccttagatcgctgtgccactcgggagccccgcaTTGAGGCGCACCATAGCAACCTGGAGCAAAACAAGTATTTCCTATTGGTTCAAATAGTACcactctgtttttttttttttttcttcttctgttttCCACAAATTTTAAGTTCCTACTGGAACATTTTTCTTTGAGTCTAATCTAACCTCTAAATTCCTCCAGGGCGCGAGGGGAGAAGAAGACCAACGCGCTGCAGTGTGCCCGTTACGTTTACAAGACCGAGGGCATGAGAGGTTTCTACCGGGGCCTGACGGCGTCCTACGCCGGCATCTCCGAAACCATGATCTGTTTCCTCATCTACGAGACGCTGAAGAAACGCCTGAACGAAGCGCGCTTCGCGTCGCCAAACAGCGAGACGGAAAAAGGGCCGTGGGACTTCCTAGGCCTGATGATGGCGGCTGCCTTCGCTAAGGGTTGTGCTTCCTGCATAGCCTACCCACACGGTAAGCGTGGGGTTAATGGGTAGTAAATAAAATGTTAGGATATTAACTTGTCATACCACACACTTCAACGGCCAAAATGCACATTGACGTTGGAGGCCAAAACCGTAGCTGTTAAATGAGAACGGCCCAATCAACGGTCATCTAGTCTACTGTGGAATAAGCTAACGCACATCATGACTCAAAGTTCTATCATGTTCgactaatttcagtttgtgacaaaacaaggagtgtagagaatcattgtaaaAAGCAAAACCCCTGTGAAATCTCTTTTCAATAACCCAGAACATCCATTTTAAAGCTGTTCTTAAAGCCGGTGTACAAAACCAAAgctagacaacaacaaaaaaaggggaAGCATTGAAATGGCACTCATAGAATGGATCTACAGTttattagacttgctttcaatgagaatgacagatctataactcgcATTTCtttgtgaatttggttgggtcgcccaGAAAGCTACAGACTTGACCTTTTTGAGTGAACAGCCTTTTATAAAAACTCCCCACTTTCCTTCCATCTTCGGGTCAAATACTCTGTAAACTGCATTCAAAATCACCTTCTAACTCGTCTGTCTCCCTTCATCAGAGGTGATTCGTACAAGGCTTCGAGAAGAGGGCAGCAAATATCAGTACTTCTTCCAGACAGCACGGTTGGTTGCAGTGGAGGAGGGCTACACTGCTTTTTACAG encodes:
- the LOC120061530 gene encoding solute carrier family 25 member 33, which encodes MVIVFKKKMAQNNNTLLHLFAGGCSGTVGAIVTCPLEVLKTRLQSSGITLRPVFQVQLGTLNGTGVIRPGSGTITPPGLLQVLRSILEKEGPRSLFRGLGPNLVGVAPSRAIYFAAYKKSKETFNGVFVPNSGVVHMSSAGFAAFVTNSLMNPVWMVKTRMQLERKARGEKKTNALQCARYVYKTEGMRGFYRGLTASYAGISETMICFLIYETLKKRLNEARFASPNSETEKGPWDFLGLMMAAAFAKGCASCIAYPHEVIRTRLREEGSKYQYFFQTARLVAVEEGYTAFYRGLIPQLIRQIPNTAIVLSTYELIVHLMGDSSQ